In one window of Bizionia sp. M204 DNA:
- a CDS encoding M28 family peptidase: protein MKGFVIASALTLVGSCATTRYSTKIENIKNNIQLTDSATVMRFANTITANELKTHLIAYASNDFQGRKTGELGQKKAANFLKEYYQSQNIYSPIKDSLYYQEISKAFLPDNIKSTENVLAYIKGSEKPDEVVIISAHLDHLGIEDDQIFNGADDNGSGTTALMEMAQAFQLAALEGFMPKRSILFLHLTGEELGLYGSRYYIENPIFDLNKTMVDLNIDMIGRIDKKHEDNPNYLYVIGADRISKELHFISEKINDTYFHLDLDYTYNDEDDHNRYYYRSDHYKFAQENIPVIFYFNGEHDDYHQATDTPDKIEYDLLATRARLIFSTAWYLANKEHKLIHNEDI, encoded by the coding sequence ATGAAAGGATTTGTTATTGCTTCGGCACTTACATTAGTTGGCTCTTGTGCCACAACTCGTTATTCAACTAAAATTGAAAACATAAAAAACAATATTCAACTTACGGATAGTGCTACAGTAATGCGCTTTGCCAATACAATAACCGCTAACGAATTAAAAACGCATCTTATAGCTTATGCTTCCAATGATTTTCAAGGACGAAAAACAGGAGAACTTGGACAGAAAAAAGCAGCCAATTTTCTGAAAGAATACTACCAATCTCAAAACATTTATTCGCCAATAAAAGATTCTTTATATTATCAAGAGATTTCAAAGGCTTTTTTACCGGACAACATCAAATCCACAGAAAATGTTTTGGCCTACATCAAAGGCTCCGAAAAGCCTGATGAAGTTGTTATTATTTCTGCACATTTGGACCATTTAGGAATTGAAGATGATCAGATTTTTAATGGAGCTGATGATAATGGGTCTGGAACAACAGCTTTAATGGAAATGGCCCAAGCTTTCCAATTAGCAGCACTGGAAGGTTTTATGCCAAAACGCAGCATTTTATTTTTACATCTAACTGGCGAAGAGCTAGGTTTATATGGCTCAAGATACTATATAGAGAATCCTATTTTTGACTTAAACAAAACCATGGTCGATTTAAATATTGATATGATTGGTCGTATAGATAAAAAACATGAGGACAATCCCAACTATCTCTATGTAATTGGCGCAGACAGAATTAGTAAAGAGCTTCATTTTATTTCTGAAAAAATAAATGACACCTATTTCCATTTAGATTTAGACTATACCTACAATGATGAAGATGACCATAACCGTTATTATTATAGGTCTGACCATTATAAATTTGCTCAAGAAAATATTCCAGTCATATTTTATTTCAATGGTGAGCATGACGATTATCATCAAGCTACAGATACACCAGATAAAATTGAATATGATTTATTGGCTACACGCGCACGACTCATATTTAGTACGGCATGGTATTTAGCTAATAAAGAACATAAATTAATTCATAACGAGGATATTTAA
- a CDS encoding PLP-dependent aspartate aminotransferase family protein, translated as MKLSKFGINTICTHVGEIEDKQFKGAVSPIYVSTSYAFDDVDVKRYPRYFNTPNQEHLSKKIAALEHTESALIFGSGMAALSALFLTFLKSGDHLVVQNTLYGGASHFIREEFPKFGIEFTFTDGYEVADFETAIQPNTKLIHIETPSNPLLTITDIKAIAKLGKAHNILTSIDNTFASPINQNPIDFGIDIIMHSATKYLGGHSDILAGALAASDELIGQIWHVAKNFGGNLSDYTVWMLERSLKTLALRVKAQTKNANKIAKYLEKHPDVKAVYYPGLKSHPQYKLAKAQMHGFGAMMSFELQDGLEALQFQKHLQLIKSSMSLAGVESTVLSPYLTSHGLLTQEERDAIGISNQLIRFSVGIESKKDLVADINQAIKKTKTK; from the coding sequence ATGAAACTTTCAAAATTCGGTATTAATACCATTTGCACGCATGTTGGAGAAATTGAAGATAAACAGTTTAAAGGAGCTGTTTCACCCATCTATGTTTCTACATCCTATGCGTTTGATGATGTTGATGTAAAACGCTACCCAAGGTATTTTAATACGCCCAATCAGGAACATTTATCTAAAAAAATTGCGGCATTAGAGCACACGGAATCGGCTTTAATTTTTGGTTCAGGGATGGCAGCTTTAAGTGCGCTTTTTTTAACATTTTTAAAATCTGGTGATCATTTAGTGGTTCAAAACACGTTATATGGAGGCGCAAGCCATTTTATACGTGAAGAGTTTCCTAAGTTTGGAATTGAATTCACGTTTACGGACGGTTATGAGGTGGCAGATTTTGAAACTGCTATTCAACCTAATACGAAATTAATTCACATTGAAACACCTTCAAATCCGCTACTTACAATAACCGATATTAAAGCTATTGCTAAATTAGGCAAGGCTCATAATATTCTAACCAGTATTGATAATACTTTTGCAAGTCCAATTAACCAAAACCCAATTGATTTTGGGATTGATATTATCATGCATTCCGCAACGAAATATTTAGGCGGTCATAGTGATATATTGGCGGGTGCTTTAGCCGCTTCTGATGAATTGATAGGTCAAATCTGGCATGTAGCTAAAAACTTTGGAGGAAATTTAAGCGATTATACCGTTTGGATGTTAGAACGTAGCTTGAAAACATTGGCGTTGCGTGTTAAGGCACAAACTAAAAATGCGAACAAAATTGCCAAATATTTAGAGAAGCATCCCGATGTAAAGGCCGTTTACTATCCAGGACTTAAATCCCATCCGCAATATAAATTGGCTAAAGCACAAATGCATGGATTTGGTGCTATGATGTCTTTTGAGTTACAAGACGGTCTGGAGGCATTACAATTTCAGAAACACCTTCAGCTTATTAAATCTTCCATGAGTTTAGCGGGTGTTGAGAGTACGGTTTTATCGCCCTATTTAACATCACATGGGTTATTAACACAAGAGGAACGCGATGCTATTGGTATTAGCAATCAATTAATCCGGTTTTCTGTGGGTATCGAATCAAAAAAGGATTTAGTGGCTGATATTAATCAAGCTATAAAAAAAACAAAAACTAAATAG
- a CDS encoding type IX secretion system membrane protein PorP/SprF, translating into MRAFLLIIALTVCSTQLSFSQEDGVVSLAIPVRSSLKFNRYLTNPTFSFVREQNTYINITNKREWIQFEDAPVTYLVNYSGRYSENMGVGVGLFQQNHGVLTTFGGIVNLAYNAQLQTDSNLTFGLNLGFYTSSINEGSVVLNEPDPSLDNISKNSIFTVSPGINYGLVFFDLGVSVNNLVQYNLKSSELLKEDPQRSIQAHVMYTGYMYSRGFFDESKFSALVKSEFKTDQTIFSGVAMLMVPKGIWAQLGYNTVYGVMGGVGMNITEQISIEYNYEKAMGDLSTFGSSHELTLAYKFNTRNRFKYSGDDREQALLIKKQKKRTLASASSTSKLDADAKAELAEQKALELEEKRLAIEARALAREEAKEEARIEREAKAAALAESQVEDENQTQAAEATAQEQAAEEARLAAEATAQAQAAEEARLAAEATAQAQAAEEARLAAEATAQEQAAEEARLAAEATAQAQAAEEVRLAAEAAAQAQAAEEARLAAEATAQAQAAEEARLAAEAAAQAQAAEEARLAAEATAQAQAAEEARLAAEAAAEAQAAEEARLTAEAAAQAQAAEEARLAAEATAQAQAAEEAKLAAEAAAQAQAAEEARLAAEAKAQAQAAEEARLAAEATAQAQAAQSRVIETDVAITQKDDLAKSMYAITESTKDSEKEQEILLVRLNEVVISKNKDLKDLKEENDLSEQGIYMEPKPFKSISAENRAMEAIKSDLDIIINKRNEDIKNLENLYIQRIQKGSNKNDETTKYYLETIRGLKADQAEAERTRASLVSTLKSIKLATEIERKRRIKRALYDNEKDRYNKDMATLERIKNSTPLSTVPLTAEDFDSGEKQSSNVQILKGVQNVDNGYYMIVAVHKNVSERDAFLEKAIAAGQSNINFFFDVNSSKYFIYYQKFDYVEEAMRALETKGNKPYNQEISVVKIED; encoded by the coding sequence ATGAGAGCATTTTTACTAATAATAGCTTTAACCGTGTGTTCAACACAACTTTCTTTCTCTCAAGAGGACGGTGTTGTGTCGTTAGCTATTCCTGTAAGAAGTTCCTTAAAGTTTAATAGATATTTAACCAATCCAACCTTTAGTTTTGTAAGAGAACAAAACACGTATATCAATATAACCAATAAAAGAGAGTGGATTCAATTTGAAGATGCACCCGTAACGTATTTAGTAAATTATTCAGGACGTTATAGTGAAAACATGGGAGTAGGTGTTGGTTTATTTCAACAAAATCATGGTGTATTAACAACCTTTGGAGGTATTGTTAACTTGGCCTATAATGCCCAGCTTCAAACAGATAGTAATTTAACTTTTGGATTGAATCTTGGTTTTTATACCAGTAGTATAAATGAAGGAAGCGTTGTTTTAAACGAACCAGACCCTTCATTAGATAATATTTCTAAAAATTCAATTTTTACCGTCAGTCCCGGAATTAATTACGGATTGGTATTTTTTGATCTAGGTGTGTCTGTAAATAACTTAGTACAATATAATTTAAAATCTTCCGAATTACTAAAAGAAGATCCACAACGTAGCATTCAGGCGCATGTTATGTATACAGGTTATATGTATAGTCGCGGTTTCTTTGATGAAAGTAAATTTTCAGCTTTAGTTAAATCCGAATTCAAAACAGATCAAACTATTTTCTCAGGTGTTGCTATGTTAATGGTTCCAAAAGGGATATGGGCGCAGCTGGGCTATAATACCGTTTATGGCGTAATGGGAGGTGTTGGTATGAATATTACGGAACAAATTTCTATAGAATATAATTACGAAAAGGCTATGGGCGATTTATCAACCTTTGGTTCATCCCATGAATTGACCTTGGCTTATAAATTTAATACGAGAAATCGATTTAAATATAGTGGTGACGATAGAGAACAAGCACTCCTTATTAAAAAACAGAAAAAACGTACACTTGCTTCGGCTAGTAGTACATCCAAATTAGATGCTGATGCTAAAGCGGAACTAGCAGAACAAAAAGCTTTGGAATTAGAAGAAAAAAGATTAGCTATAGAAGCTAGAGCTCTTGCACGTGAAGAAGCAAAAGAAGAAGCTAGAATAGAACGCGAAGCGAAAGCTGCGGCTTTGGCAGAATCTCAAGTCGAAGACGAAAACCAAACGCAAGCAGCCGAAGCAACGGCTCAAGAACAAGCGGCCGAGGAAGCAAGATTAGCGGCCGAAGCAACCGCTCAAGCGCAAGCAGCTGAAGAAGCAAGATTAGCAGCTGAAGCAACCGCTCAAGCGCAAGCAGCAGAAGAAGCAAGATTAGCAGCTGAAGCAACGGCTCAAGAACAAGCGGCAGAAGAAGCAAGATTAGCAGCTGAAGCAACCGCTCAAGCGCAAGCAGCAGAAGAAGTAAGATTAGCAGCCGAAGCAGCGGCTCAAGCGCAAGCAGCAGAAGAAGCAAGATTAGCAGCCGAAGCAACGGCTCAAGCCCAAGCAGCAGAAGAAGCAAGATTAGCGGCCGAAGCCGCAGCCCAAGCACAAGCAGCAGAAGAAGCAAGATTAGCAGCCGAAGCAACGGCTCAAGCACAAGCAGCAGAAGAAGCAAGATTAGCGGCCGAAGCAGCAGCCGAAGCACAAGCAGCCGAGGAAGCAAGATTAACAGCCGAAGCAGCAGCCCAAGCACAAGCAGCAGAAGAAGCAAGATTAGCAGCCGAAGCAACCGCTCAAGCACAAGCAGCCGAGGAAGCAAAATTAGCAGCCGAAGCAGCGGCTCAAGCACAAGCAGCCGAGGAAGCAAGATTAGCAGCCGAAGCAAAGGCTCAAGCACAAGCAGCCGAGGAAGCAAGATTAGCAGCTGAAGCAACCGCTCAAGCACAAGCAGCGCAATCACGGGTCATAGAAACGGATGTTGCTATAACTCAAAAAGATGATTTAGCTAAATCCATGTACGCAATTACCGAGTCAACAAAAGACTCTGAAAAAGAACAAGAAATTTTATTAGTGCGATTAAACGAAGTTGTTATTTCTAAAAATAAGGATCTGAAAGATCTTAAAGAAGAAAATGATTTAAGTGAACAAGGAATTTATATGGAACCTAAACCATTTAAGAGTATTTCAGCGGAAAACAGAGCAATGGAAGCTATAAAATCGGATTTAGATATTATAATAAATAAGCGTAACGAAGATATTAAGAATTTAGAAAATCTATATATACAACGCATCCAAAAAGGTTCAAATAAAAATGATGAAACCACTAAATATTATTTAGAAACTATTCGTGGTTTAAAAGCGGATCAAGCAGAAGCTGAACGAACCAGAGCTAGTTTAGTGTCAACATTAAAATCCATAAAATTAGCAACAGAAATTGAAAGAAAACGTCGAATTAAACGTGCGCTATACGATAATGAAAAGGATAGGTATAATAAAGATATGGCGACGCTTGAAAGAATTAAAAACAGCACCCCATTAAGTACGGTTCCTTTAACGGCAGAAGATTTTGATTCTGGTGAGAAGCAGAGCAGTAATGTGCAAATTTTAAAAGGTGTTCAGAATGTTGATAACGGTTACTATATGATAGTTGCCGTGCATAAAAATGTTAGTGAACGAGATGCCTTTTTAGAAAAAGCTATCGCTGCCGGACAATCAAACATTAATTTCTTTTTTGATGTAAATTCGAGTAAGTACTTTATTTACTATCAAAAATTTGATTATGTAGAAGAGGCTATGAGAGCCCTAGAAACTAAAGGAAATAAACCCTATAACCAAGAAATATCTGTAGTTAAGATAGAAGATTAA
- a CDS encoding FUSC family protein: MRILIIILSLISAAFAVILSVLPVSNLAFIPAILALVLGLIGFYLSNKKNKPKHTIKLAFLLTIVALSISIYKAIFDTSEVGNTEQLELTEQQSEEEAIEVLEDLDIEDMEDIDLEDIDLEGVEFEDVDEEDIDIEI; encoded by the coding sequence ATGAGAATACTAATTATAATTTTAAGTTTAATTTCAGCGGCTTTTGCTGTTATTCTATCCGTTTTACCAGTTTCAAACTTGGCATTTATTCCTGCTATACTTGCACTTGTTTTGGGTTTAATTGGCTTCTATTTGTCCAATAAAAAAAACAAACCCAAACACACCATAAAACTGGCCTTCCTCCTAACTATTGTTGCTTTATCCATTTCTATTTACAAGGCTATTTTTGATACATCGGAAGTTGGTAATACAGAACAATTAGAACTTACAGAACAACAATCTGAAGAAGAAGCTATAGAGGTTTTAGAGGATTTGGATATCGAGGACATGGAAGATATCGATTTGGAAGATATCGATTTGGAAGGTGTTGAATTTGAAGATGTGGATGAAGAAGATATTGACATAGAAATATAA
- a CDS encoding gliding motility-associated C-terminal domain-containing protein, translating into MAQIAIGVPNIGFTQACANESFNTFNVTFSFSPEAGLNPSNQFIIELSDATGSFASATTVATSTAGAITTSPATLSFGLPTITSGESYRLRVKSTAPAATSSGSSTFAAYYKIQDTPFSINNLIPIATYCAGGSYVLTIDNPGTGINDSPLNYPSLTYKWYRTTGPSTSVFVADGETLTVSSPGTYFVETNYGTCTSDSYSNRVTVSESTSGSTMAVISSLGNPFCPSGGPTTLTTTEGNGYQWFLDGEVISGATNQTFETTSSGTYSVSIDLGSCTTTAFIDLESDGFTSSINVDEINVMDANDTLYVEVTSSANSPEYQWFLNNTLIPGANGNTYDASEYGDYQVVISQTTGCLVSNEFSFVIEAPIDPFPSVEKIPNVISPNGDGINDTWIIPNEYVSGTNTEVIIMDSYGKVSLKTTDYQNNWPENEINFNSVNPVYYYVITTTDNKTKKGSITIIK; encoded by the coding sequence ATGGCACAGATAGCTATAGGTGTTCCAAATATTGGATTTACCCAAGCTTGTGCAAATGAATCTTTTAATACGTTTAATGTTACCTTTAGTTTTTCTCCAGAAGCAGGATTAAATCCGTCTAATCAATTTATAATTGAGCTATCTGATGCAACTGGTAGTTTTGCTAGTGCCACAACTGTGGCTACTTCAACAGCAGGAGCCATTACAACTTCACCCGCAACTTTAAGCTTTGGTTTGCCAACTATTACATCAGGTGAATCATATAGGTTGCGCGTTAAAAGTACTGCACCGGCTGCTACAAGCTCTGGATCATCAACATTTGCCGCCTATTACAAAATTCAAGACACACCGTTTTCAATCAATAATTTAATTCCAATAGCAACTTATTGCGCTGGAGGAAGTTATGTTTTAACAATAGATAACCCTGGAACTGGAATAAACGATTCCCCATTAAATTATCCATCACTAACCTATAAATGGTACAGAACAACAGGTCCTTCAACTTCCGTTTTTGTGGCAGATGGTGAAACTTTAACCGTTAGTTCACCGGGAACATATTTTGTGGAAACTAATTATGGGACATGTACTTCAGATTCCTATTCTAATCGCGTAACAGTTTCAGAATCTACATCGGGCTCAACAATGGCGGTTATTTCCAGTTTAGGAAATCCGTTTTGCCCAAGTGGCGGACCAACCACTTTAACTACAACTGAAGGGAATGGTTACCAGTGGTTTTTAGATGGCGAAGTTATTTCTGGAGCAACTAATCAAACTTTTGAAACGACATCGTCTGGAACGTATTCTGTAAGTATTGATTTAGGGAGCTGTACAACAACTGCATTTATTGATTTAGAAAGTGACGGCTTTACAAGTAGTATTAATGTGGACGAGATAAACGTGATGGATGCTAATGATACATTATATGTAGAAGTTACAAGCTCTGCTAATAGTCCAGAATATCAGTGGTTTTTAAATAATACCCTTATTCCTGGTGCCAATGGAAACACCTATGATGCATCAGAATATGGTGATTACCAAGTTGTTATTAGCCAAACAACAGGTTGTCTAGTTTCCAATGAATTTTCATTTGTAATTGAAGCACCTATAGATCCATTCCCTAGTGTTGAAAAAATTCCAAATGTTATAAGTCCCAACGGCGATGGCATCAACGATACATGGATTATTCCAAACGAATATGTAAGTGGAACAAATACCGAAGTAATCATAATGGATTCCTACGGAAAGGTTTCTCTAAAAACCACCGATTATCAAAATAATTGGCCAGAAAACGAAATTAACTTTAATAGTGTAAACCCTGTTTATTACTACGTGATTACCACAACAGATAATAAAACAAAAAAAGGTTCAATAACCATTATAAAATAA
- a CDS encoding M28 family peptidase gives MRKSVFILSATLLAFSCGSTQEKQTATKATEIANPMEYANTITSAELKEMLYTYASDEFEGRLTGEKGQKMAVEYLKQQYITMDVPAAKADGNYFQDVPLEVMEAPKVNLTVNGKSYKMIDDFVSASTSKNGSLTVTDIVFADYGIDDENYNSYNNLAVKGKVVLIRSGEPKKADGNYVISGSDESSKWSNFRQEYAAKRDAAKERGAAAVLFYYPEIYDMAAQRFGGSSGRMSLRGNADDMFYFLINTDLAKAIMPTIETATKTETLTVPMNLEYINASNEFISENVAAFIKGSEKPDEVIVLSAHLDHMGIEDGEIFNGADDDGSGTVAIIEIAEAFKTAVKNGHRPKRSILFLHVTAEEKGLLGSRYYTDTDPIFPLANTVANLNIDMIGRTDPKRTEGADNYIYLIGSDKLSQELHDISEEVNKTYMNIELDYKYNDDNDPNRFYYRSDHYNFAKNNIPVIFYFNGTHDDYHRPSDTPDKIRYDLLENRTRLVFYTAWELANRENRIIVDKIKE, from the coding sequence ATGAGAAAATCAGTTTTTATTCTAAGTGCTACTCTTTTAGCATTTAGTTGTGGATCAACACAGGAAAAGCAAACAGCTACAAAAGCTACCGAGATTGCTAATCCTATGGAATATGCTAATACCATAACATCTGCCGAGCTAAAAGAAATGTTATACACCTATGCCTCTGATGAATTTGAAGGTAGACTTACAGGTGAAAAAGGACAAAAAATGGCGGTGGAATATTTAAAGCAACAATACATTACTATGGATGTTCCTGCAGCAAAAGCGGACGGGAATTATTTTCAAGATGTACCGCTAGAAGTTATGGAAGCGCCTAAAGTTAACCTAACCGTTAATGGAAAATCTTATAAAATGATAGACGATTTCGTTTCTGCTTCAACATCTAAAAATGGAAGCCTTACCGTGACGGATATTGTTTTTGCTGATTATGGCATTGATGATGAAAATTACAACAGCTACAATAATCTAGCTGTTAAAGGTAAAGTGGTTTTAATCCGATCTGGTGAACCTAAAAAAGCTGATGGCAACTATGTAATAAGCGGATCTGATGAAAGTTCAAAGTGGTCAAATTTTAGACAAGAATATGCGGCCAAACGTGATGCTGCTAAAGAGCGTGGCGCTGCCGCAGTTTTGTTTTATTATCCTGAAATTTATGACATGGCTGCGCAACGATTTGGTGGCTCTAGTGGAAGAATGTCTTTACGTGGTAATGCAGATGACATGTTCTATTTTTTAATAAATACAGATTTAGCGAAAGCTATCATGCCAACAATAGAAACAGCTACAAAAACAGAAACATTAACGGTTCCAATGAATCTAGAATATATAAATGCATCCAATGAGTTTATATCTGAAAACGTTGCGGCATTTATTAAAGGTTCTGAAAAACCAGATGAAGTTATTGTACTTTCAGCACATTTAGACCACATGGGTATTGAGGATGGAGAAATTTTTAATGGTGCCGATGATGATGGTTCAGGTACGGTTGCTATCATTGAAATTGCTGAAGCCTTTAAAACTGCTGTAAAAAATGGACATAGACCAAAACGCTCAATTTTATTTTTGCACGTTACAGCTGAAGAAAAAGGACTTTTAGGTTCCCGTTACTATACAGATACAGATCCTATTTTTCCGTTGGCAAATACTGTCGCAAATTTAAATATAGATATGATTGGTCGTACAGATCCGAAACGTACGGAAGGAGCAGACAACTATATTTACTTAATTGGTAGTGATAAATTAAGTCAAGAGTTACATGATATTTCTGAAGAAGTTAATAAAACCTATATGAACATTGAATTAGATTATAAATACAATGATGATAATGATCCAAATAGATTTTATTACCGCTCTGATCATTATAACTTTGCTAAAAATAATATTCCTGTTATTTTCTATTTTAATGGAACACATGATGATTATCACCGACCAAGTGATACGCCAGACAAAATCCGTTATGATTTGTTAGAAAATAGAACACGTTTGGTATTTTATACGGCGTGGGAACTAGCAAACCGCGAAAACAGAATTATAGTTGATAAAATAAAAGAATAA
- the bshB1 gene encoding bacillithiol biosynthesis deacetylase BshB1 — protein sequence MKLDILAFGAHPDDVELGCGGTIAKEIANGKKVGIIDLTRGELGTRGTAETRDAEAAEAGRILGITVRENLGFADGFFVNDKSHQLEIIKMIRKYQPEMVLCNAIDDRHIDHGKGSDVVSNACFLSGLLKIETTLSDTNTPQKPWRPKLVYHYIQWKYLEPDFVVDISGFMEKKLAAVYAYKTQFFDPKSKEPETPISSKNFTDSVDYRARDLGRIVGVNYAEGFTVERYPAINSLFDLK from the coding sequence ATGAAACTAGATATTTTGGCCTTTGGTGCCCATCCCGACGACGTAGAGCTAGGTTGTGGTGGCACAATAGCAAAGGAAATAGCTAATGGTAAAAAAGTTGGAATAATTGATTTAACACGTGGTGAATTAGGAACTCGAGGAACCGCAGAAACACGCGATGCCGAAGCGGCTGAAGCTGGACGAATTTTAGGTATAACTGTTCGTGAAAATTTAGGCTTTGCTGATGGATTTTTTGTTAACGATAAAAGCCATCAATTAGAAATAATAAAAATGATACGGAAATACCAACCGGAAATGGTTTTATGCAATGCTATTGATGATAGACATATTGATCATGGGAAGGGGAGTGATGTGGTAAGCAATGCCTGTTTTTTGAGCGGATTACTTAAAATTGAAACCACCTTATCGGATACCAATACACCACAAAAGCCTTGGCGGCCAAAACTGGTGTATCATTATATCCAATGGAAATACCTTGAACCAGATTTTGTAGTGGATATTTCCGGATTCATGGAAAAAAAATTAGCAGCGGTTTACGCCTATAAAACCCAGTTTTTTGACCCTAAAAGTAAAGAGCCTGAAACACCTATTTCAAGCAAGAACTTTACTGATAGTGTGGACTATAGGGCACGCGATTTAGGACGAATTGTGGGTGTTAATTACGCTGAAGGTTTTACAGTAGAACGGTACCCAGCAATTAATAGTTTGTTTGATTTGAAATAA
- the mscL gene encoding large conductance mechanosensitive channel protein MscL, with translation MKLLKEFKEFAVKGNMMDMAIGIIIGAAFNKLVDVLVKQVFLPPLSLLVEGVNLSDKRIILRHEVLNDAGKTIADEVAIGYGAFSEAFLDFLIVGFTIFIIVKFLNRLRNKSQDPKNKTVSTPKDIELLTKLTDLMEEQNTLMKKSK, from the coding sequence ATGAAGTTGCTAAAAGAATTCAAAGAGTTTGCCGTAAAAGGCAACATGATGGACATGGCCATCGGTATCATAATTGGTGCCGCTTTTAATAAATTGGTAGATGTTTTAGTGAAACAAGTATTTCTACCACCATTGTCTTTGCTAGTTGAAGGTGTTAACCTGTCTGATAAGCGTATTATTTTGCGTCATGAAGTTTTAAACGATGCTGGTAAAACTATTGCCGATGAAGTAGCTATAGGATATGGTGCCTTTAGTGAAGCCTTTTTAGATTTCTTAATCGTAGGTTTCACTATTTTTATAATCGTAAAGTTTCTGAATAGATTGCGTAATAAATCTCAAGACCCGAAAAACAAAACCGTTTCTACGCCTAAAGATATTGAGTTACTCACTAAATTGACTGATTTAATGGAGGAACAGAATACACTAATGAAAAAATCTAAATAG
- a CDS encoding DUF3108 domain-containing protein produces MFKYFFILSLFVASVGYSQNTAISMNESLKFTAAYNMSGIMTDLAEVTMETSLVKTSKVTLLRLKTTATTYSKWDNFFKIRDLYESYVSPKTLTPYLHKRDINEGGYYKAMQYKFKNKTNTVESIKKKRRGDGTIWEEKKSINIGSSTNDIVTTIYKMRNLNLEQATTGKSFPLTVIFDNKEFKISVVYLGTETINTAIGKKTCYKLGISVNNSSVLKGSNDNLLWLTADANKVPVYAKFKIAVGNGELKIKSATGLKN; encoded by the coding sequence ATGTTTAAATATTTTTTCATTTTAAGTCTTTTTGTTGCGTCTGTCGGCTATTCACAAAATACAGCCATTTCAATGAACGAAAGCTTAAAGTTTACTGCAGCTTACAACATGTCTGGCATTATGACCGATTTAGCTGAAGTAACCATGGAGACTAGCCTTGTAAAGACATCAAAAGTTACGCTATTGCGTTTAAAAACAACAGCAACCACTTATAGCAAATGGGATAATTTTTTTAAAATTCGTGATTTATACGAAAGCTACGTAAGTCCTAAAACCTTAACACCTTATTTACATAAGCGTGATATTAACGAAGGTGGTTATTACAAAGCAATGCAGTATAAATTTAAAAATAAAACAAATACAGTTGAAAGCATCAAGAAAAAACGACGTGGTGATGGGACTATTTGGGAAGAAAAGAAAAGCATAAATATAGGTAGCTCCACCAATGATATTGTAACCACTATATACAAAATGCGTAATTTAAATTTAGAGCAAGCAACAACAGGCAAAAGCTTTCCTTTAACTGTAATTTTTGATAATAAAGAATTTAAAATTTCAGTGGTGTATTTAGGAACCGAAACGATTAATACCGCCATTGGTAAAAAAACGTGTTACAAACTAGGAATTTCTGTTAACAATAGTTCGGTTTTAAAAGGCTCTAATGATAATTTATTGTGGTTAACCGCGGATGCTAATAAAGTACCTGTTTACGCTAAATTTAAAATAGCCGTTGGTAATGGTGAATTAAAAATAAAATCTGCTACGGGATTAAAAAATTAA